The Torulaspora globosa chromosome 8, complete sequence genome segment GTAATGTGGAGCTTTACTAGAAACCTACATGTGAGCTCTATGAGGGCTAAAGGCGTAGCAAAGTTCATCGACACTTCGAAAAACATACCGCAATTACGCAGCACTCCTACCATTTACAATTCAAAGAGTTCAGCTTCGAATCCCAAAGGTTACATGAAAGCAAAGATTCCAGGAGGCCTGTACTTTCAACCAGCACAGTCCTCACCAACTGGTTCGATAAACAGCGAAACGTACCCGGCATCTTTCTTGCCTGCAAGTGACTCTCGTCGCAGTCTTATTGAGGAGCTTAGAGCTGAGGATAGGCTGAAAGGTGACCATGCGCCACCAGTACTGACAAGTAAAAGCACTATGGGGGACAAGACATATCATTTGAAACCTGCCGATGTGGCCGAGATacaaagattgagaagcGAGAATCCGGAGGTCTACACACGTAAGGCTCTAGCGCAGCAGTTCAAGGTGTCACCGCTATTCATTTCGCTGGTTTCCGATGCCCCCACACAGAGGA includes the following:
- the MRPL20 gene encoding mitochondrial 54S ribosomal protein mL58 (ancestral locus Anc_5.682), which gives rise to MWSFTRNLHVSSMRAKGVAKFIDTSKNIPQLRSTPTIYNSKSSASNPKGYMKAKIPGGLYFQPAQSSPTGSINSETYPASFLPASDSRRSLIEELRAEDRLKGDHAPPVLTSKSTMGDKTYHLKPADVAEIQRLRSENPEVYTRKALAQQFKVSPLFISLVSDAPTQRKQEMASRLDQIKSQWHEKRRAARSDRIKRKQYWYRP